Proteins from a genomic interval of Lolium perenne isolate Kyuss_39 chromosome 1, Kyuss_2.0, whole genome shotgun sequence:
- the LOC127302515 gene encoding uncharacterized protein, translating into MAGSATVLAAILLVDLVAFGLAIGAEQSRPTASLETDARNEWTYCRYHPDASTGMGGAALALLLVGQVVAAVASRCFCCGAALRPGGARGCALMLFLSSWLTFIIAEACLLAGLVQSAYHTGYRTVIFENPPDCETVRRGTFGAGAAFALITGVLTGSYYYCFSKSRGSYQRPEAAIGMSRFQ; encoded by the exons ATGGCCGGCTCCGCCACCGTGCTGGCCGCCATCCTGCTCGTCGACCTCGTCGCCTTCGGCCTCGCCATCGGCGCCGAGCAGAGCCGCCCCACG GCGAGCCTGGAGACGGACGCGAGGAACGAGTGGACCTACTGCCGCTACCACCCGGACGCGTCCACGGGGATGGGCGGCGCCGCGCTCGCCCTGCTGCTCGTGGGCCAGGTGGTGGCCGCCGTCGCCAGCCGCTGCTTCTGCTGCGGCGCCGCGCTCCGCCCCGGCGGCGCGCGCGGCTGCGCGCTCATGCTCTTCCTCTCCTCCTG GTTGACATTTATCATTGCAGAGGCGTGCTTGCTGGCTGGGCTGGTGCAGTCCGCCTACCACACTGGTTACCGCACAGTGATATTTGAAAACCCACCGGACTGTGAGACGGTGCGGCGGGGCACATTCGGAGCCGGTGCGGCTTTTGCCCTGATCACTGGTGTGCTCACCGGGTCATACTACTACTGTTTCTCCAAGTCGCGGGGGTCCTACCAACGACCGGAGGCTGCCATTGGCATGAGCCGGTTTCAGTGA
- the LOC139831568 gene encoding uncharacterized protein, translating to MSFISAIEPLNGGNYGSWREKVEMGLALLDLDLALIEACPIEPKDPVRGDKESEDDFNKRVLDHGPKRMKYDLDRAKWDSSNRKCLMVIKSSILEAIRGAIPQCDTASEYLKKVESQFTGSSKAYASTLIRKLVTTKYTDGGVRDHILRMSHMSSKLKSMEMELPEQFVIHLIFASLPKEFETFAVNYNAQPEKWAIEKMIAMCVQEEERIKGQSGDSVNYLSPTKKRNFQSFQSSKPQGKP from the coding sequence ATGAGTTTTATCTCGGCTATTGAGCCCCTCAATGGAGGGAACTATGGCTCGTGGCGAGAGAAGGTTGAGATGGGGCTTGCTTTGCTTGACCTCGACTTGGCACTGATAGAGGCTTGTCCCATAGAACCTAAGGACCCCGTGAGGGGCGACAAAGAAAGTGAAGATGACTTCAACAAAAGGGTTCTtgaccatggaccaaaaagaatGAAGTACGATCTTGATCGTGCTAAGTGGGACTCGTCCAACAGAAAGTGCTTGATGGTGATCAAGAGCTCCATTTTGGAGGCTATAAGGGGAGCAATCCCACAGTGCGACACCGCCAGTGAGTACCTgaaaaaggtagagagtcagtttACTGGGTCTTCCAAGGCCTATGCTAGCACTCTCATAAGAAAGCTTGTCACTACCAAGTACACTGATGGTGGAGTAAGGGATCACATATTGAGGATGAGCCATATGTCTTCCAAGCTCAAGTCTATGGAGATGGAGCTTCCAGAACAGTTCGTCATCCATCTGATCTTTGCCTCACTCCCAAAAGAATTTGAGACTTTTGCTGTGAACTACAATGCACAGCCAGAAAAGTGGGCCATTGAGAAGATGATTGCCATGTGTGTGCAAGAAGAAGAGAGGATCAAGGGGCAATCTGGTGATTCTGTCAATTACCTAAGCCCAACCAAGAAGAGGAACTTTCAGAGTTTTCAGAGTTCCAAGCCACAAGGGAAACCTTAG
- the LOC127302503 gene encoding uncharacterized protein, translated as MASPFLAASSSSSASSPLSYLIPRPPSSSLVPQPQAQGGFSCGAALAGAYGGNGFGGAGVEAAAAVRQGGRHAGHPPLPRPPPRQCPRCRSANTKFCYYNNYSRKQPRYFCRACRRHWTEGGTLRDVPVGGGRKNRRNGGGNNKGGAKAPSTTTGTGTASSAAAAAAAGHVQGGIGSGALEGFVPADVLRQMLFQPASFTAVGGGSGGYSIDLGAWQQMAAATAAPQGDQDVGTVGGTPPAADANCGAGVQFWSGWQAQDDMSGFDAPF; from the coding sequence ATGGCGTCGCCCTTTCTGgcagcctcttcttcctcttccgctTCGTCGCCCCTCTCTTACCTGATCCCTAGGCCGCCTTCCTCCTCCCTCGTGCCGCAACCGCAAGCGCAAGGCGGCTTCTCGTGCGGTGCTGCTCTGGCCGGAGCGTACGGCGGCAACGGCTTCGGCGGCGCGGGcgtcgaggcggcggcggcggtgaggcAGGGCGGCAGGCACGCGGGCCACCCGCCGCTGCCGCGCCCGCCGCCCAGGCAGTGCCCGCGGTGCAGGTCCGCCAACACCAAGTTCTGCTACTACAACAACTACAGCCGCAAGCAGCCGCGCTACTTCTGCCGCGCGTGCCGCCGCCACTGGACCGAGGGCGGCACGCTGCGCGACGTGCCCGTCGGAGGCGGCCGCAAGAACAGGCGCAACGGCGGAGGCAACAACAAGGGGGGCGCGAAGGCGCCTTCCACCACCACCGGCACCGGCACGGCGTCCTCCGctgcggcggcagcggcagccggtcATGTCCAGGGCGGCATCGGATCCGGCGCCCTCGAAGGGTTCGTCCCGGCCGACGTCCTGAGGCAGATGCTGTTCCAGCCTGCCAGCTTCACGGCCGTCGGCGGGGGCAGCGGCGGCTACAGCATCGACCTGGGCGCGTGGCAGCAAATGGCGGCTGCTACGGCAGCACCGCAGGGCGACCAAGATGTTGGCACGGTCGGAGGAACGCCGCCGGCGGCAGATGCCAACTGCGGCGCCGGAGTGCAGTTCTGGAGCGGGTGGCAGGCGCAAGATGACATGTCCGGTTTCGATGCACCTTTCTAA